From Afipia carboxidovorans OM5, one genomic window encodes:
- the feoB gene encoding ferrous iron transporter B — MTSITETRAWRFALVGTPNSGKTALFNALTGSRQKVANYPGVTVERKTGVFHTSSGYRIDLVDLPGTYSLRGRSPDEEVTRDMVLGRVASETPPDLLLCVADATNLRVALRLVTELKRAGRPMLLILNMIDIARRRGIDIDIPKLEAELGLPVVTSTAVRRGGTEDLLRRLDDLAANGAGETHESEWQTPSVADLRAAQREADRVIKAAVSEPARPDTLTARVDAVLLHPVAGILILLALLFVMFQAVFAWAQPFMELISAGFTALGVLAHDMLPEGLLQSFIQNGVIAGVGSVLVFLPQIMILFLFILLLEDLGYMARAAFLMDRIMGGAGLHGRAFIPLLSSFACAIPGIMATRVIDNRRDRLTTIMVAPLMTCSARIPVYTLIIAAFVPDRTVGGIFGLQGLVMFGLYAIGIASALAVSFVANHFFWRESATPPFMLELPDYKLPQLRSVAMALYARVMAFLQRAGTTIFAMMVVIWFLASFPRPPEGATEAGINYSLAAMLGRWIEPVLAPIGFNWQISVALIPGMAAREVAVASLGTMYAIGGGDEASAQIGQALASQWSLATALAFLAWYIFAPQCASTLAVIRRETGGWRWMFITFFYMLALAYLAAFVTFRIASALGWG; from the coding sequence ATGACCAGCATCACCGAGACGCGGGCATGGCGCTTTGCCCTGGTCGGCACCCCGAACAGCGGCAAAACGGCGCTGTTCAACGCGCTGACCGGCAGCCGGCAGAAGGTCGCGAACTATCCGGGCGTCACCGTCGAGCGCAAGACCGGCGTGTTTCACACGTCCTCCGGCTACCGCATCGATCTCGTCGACCTGCCCGGCACCTATTCGTTGCGCGGGCGCAGTCCCGACGAGGAGGTGACGCGCGATATGGTGCTTGGTCGTGTGGCGAGCGAAACGCCGCCGGACCTTTTGCTTTGCGTCGCGGATGCGACCAACCTGCGCGTGGCGCTGCGGCTTGTGACCGAGTTGAAGCGCGCCGGGCGGCCGATGCTGCTGATCCTCAACATGATCGACATCGCCCGCCGCCGTGGCATCGATATCGACATCCCCAAGCTCGAGGCCGAACTCGGCCTGCCGGTCGTCACCTCGACGGCTGTGCGCCGGGGCGGCACCGAGGACTTGCTGCGCCGTCTCGATGACCTTGCCGCGAATGGTGCGGGTGAAACGCACGAGAGCGAGTGGCAGACGCCATCGGTCGCCGACCTGCGCGCCGCTCAGCGCGAGGCGGATCGCGTGATCAAGGCGGCGGTGAGCGAGCCGGCGCGGCCCGACACGCTGACCGCGCGCGTCGATGCCGTGCTGCTGCATCCGGTTGCCGGGATTCTCATCCTGCTGGCGCTGCTGTTCGTCATGTTCCAGGCGGTGTTCGCCTGGGCGCAGCCGTTTATGGAGCTGATTTCTGCGGGCTTCACGGCCCTCGGCGTGCTCGCACACGACATGCTGCCGGAAGGACTGCTGCAAAGCTTCATCCAGAATGGCGTGATCGCCGGTGTCGGCAGCGTGCTCGTGTTCCTGCCGCAGATCATGATCCTGTTCCTGTTCATCCTGCTGCTGGAAGATCTGGGCTATATGGCGCGTGCGGCGTTCCTGATGGATCGCATCATGGGCGGCGCGGGCCTGCACGGGCGCGCCTTTATTCCGCTGCTGTCGAGCTTTGCCTGCGCAATCCCCGGCATCATGGCGACGCGCGTGATCGACAACCGCCGCGACCGCCTCACCACCATCATGGTGGCGCCGCTGATGACCTGCTCGGCGCGCATTCCGGTCTACACGCTGATCATCGCCGCCTTCGTGCCGGACCGCACGGTAGGGGGCATCTTTGGGCTGCAGGGGCTCGTGATGTTCGGCCTCTATGCCATCGGCATTGCGAGTGCGCTTGCGGTGTCGTTCGTCGCCAACCATTTCTTCTGGCGTGAAAGCGCGACGCCGCCCTTCATGCTGGAATTGCCCGACTACAAGCTGCCGCAACTCCGCAGCGTCGCGATGGCGCTCTACGCGCGGGTGATGGCGTTCCTGCAGCGCGCCGGCACCACGATCTTCGCAATGATGGTGGTGATCTGGTTCCTCGCCTCGTTCCCGCGCCCGCCGGAAGGGGCAACCGAGGCCGGCATCAATTACAGCCTTGCCGCGATGCTCGGCCGCTGGATCGAGCCCGTGCTGGCGCCGATCGGGTTCAACTGGCAGATCAGCGTCGCGTTGATCCCCGGCATGGCCGCGCGCGAAGTGGCGGTCGCCTCACTCGGAACCATGTATGCGATCGGCGGCGGCGATGAAGCGTCGGCGCAAATCGGTCAGGCGCTTGCGAGCCAGTGGAGCCTTGCGACGGCGCTCGCCTTCCTTGCCTGGTACATCTTCGCTCCGCAATGCGCCTCGACGCTCGCGGTGATCCGGCGTGAAACCGGCGGCTGGCGCTGGATGTTCATCACCTTCTTCTACATGCTGGCGCTCGCCTATCTCGCGGCTTTCGTCACCTTCCGTATCGCCTCGGCGCTGGGCTGGGGCTAG
- a CDS encoding FeoA family protein, whose product MTARICLGDTPCGFCGTIAAITVDGAHNGIPPAEIERRLLELGFVEGARVEVLHEGPVGKDPIAVRVDNATIALRRREAMSILVV is encoded by the coding sequence ATGACCGCACGAATTTGTCTTGGCGACACGCCATGTGGGTTTTGCGGCACCATTGCCGCCATCACCGTGGATGGTGCGCATAACGGGATTCCGCCTGCGGAGATCGAGCGACGCCTGCTTGAGCTTGGTTTTGTCGAAGGCGCGCGGGTTGAAGTGCTGCACGAAGGCCCGGTTGGCAAGGACCCCATCGCTGTGCGAGTCGACAACGCCACCATCGCGTTGCGCCGCCGCGAAGCCATGTCCATCCTCGTGGTCTGA
- a CDS encoding mandelate racemase/muconate lactonizing enzyme family protein: MTVRIVDIREVTKPIASPIRNAYIDFSKMTSSLVAVVTNVVRDGKTVVGYGFNSNGRYGQGGLIRERFAQRVLEADPKSLLDASGDNLDPHKVWATLMTNEKPGGHGERSVAVGTIDMAVWDAVAKIAGKPLFRLLAERHQREADPRVFVYAAGGYYYPGKDNAALCAEMRGYLDRGYNVVKMKIGGAPLEDDRKRIEAVLNEIGSEAQLAVDANGRFDLETAIAYAKMLRDYPLFWYEEAGDPLDYALQAALAEFYPRPMATGENLFSHQDARNLIKYGGMRPDRDYLQFDCALSYGLVEYLRTLDVLKAHGWSPSRCIPHGGHQMSLNIAAGLGLGGNESYPDLFQPYGGFPDGVRVENGHVTMPELPGIGFEGKSDLYREMKALAS, from the coding sequence GTGACCGTTCGTATCGTCGATATTCGTGAAGTCACCAAGCCGATCGCCTCGCCGATCCGCAACGCCTATATCGACTTCTCCAAAATGACGTCGAGCCTCGTCGCGGTCGTTACCAATGTGGTGCGCGACGGCAAGACCGTCGTCGGCTACGGCTTCAACTCCAACGGCCGCTACGGGCAGGGCGGGCTGATCCGCGAGCGTTTCGCCCAACGTGTGTTGGAGGCTGATCCGAAATCATTGCTCGATGCGAGCGGCGACAATCTCGACCCCCACAAGGTGTGGGCGACGCTGATGACGAACGAGAAGCCGGGCGGCCACGGCGAGCGCTCGGTCGCGGTCGGCACCATCGATATGGCGGTGTGGGATGCTGTGGCGAAGATCGCCGGCAAGCCACTGTTTCGGTTGCTCGCGGAACGTCACCAGCGCGAGGCTGATCCGCGCGTGTTCGTCTATGCCGCCGGCGGCTATTACTATCCCGGCAAGGACAATGCGGCGCTGTGCGCGGAAATGCGCGGTTATCTCGATCGCGGCTACAACGTCGTGAAGATGAAGATTGGCGGCGCGCCGCTGGAAGACGACCGCAAGCGGATCGAGGCGGTGTTAAACGAGATTGGCAGCGAAGCGCAGCTTGCGGTCGATGCCAACGGCCGTTTCGATCTGGAGACGGCAATCGCCTACGCCAAGATGCTGCGCGATTATCCCTTGTTCTGGTACGAGGAGGCGGGCGATCCGCTGGATTATGCGCTGCAGGCGGCGCTTGCCGAATTCTATCCGCGCCCGATGGCAACCGGCGAGAACCTGTTCAGCCATCAGGATGCGCGCAACCTCATCAAATATGGCGGCATGCGGCCGGATCGCGATTATCTGCAGTTCGATTGCGCGCTGTCTTACGGGCTCGTCGAATATCTGCGCACGCTCGATGTGCTCAAGGCCCACGGCTGGTCGCCGTCGCGCTGCATTCCGCACGGCGGTCATCAGATGTCGCTGAACATTGCGGCCGGGCTCGGCCTCGGCGGCAATGAAAGCTACCCGGATCTGTTTCAGCCTTACGGCGGCTTCCCCGACGGCGTGCGGGTCGAGAACGGTCACGTCACCATGCCGGAGCTGCCGGGCATCGGCTTCGAGGGTAAGTCCGATCTCTATCGAGAGATGAAGGCGCTCGCCTCCTGA
- a CDS encoding MEKHLA domain-containing protein, translating to MPLAHPVAGDARLFELITGSFRRLTGRDLAGPSADANWLYHNAPFVVLAHDGGTDPRFIYANKTAQACFEYTADELIGLPSRLSAEAPERAARQRLLERVARDGFIADYAGIRIAKSGRRFYIEDAIVWQLIDETGALHGQAATFATWRDIQA from the coding sequence ATGCCTCTCGCCCACCCTGTCGCCGGGGATGCCCGTCTGTTCGAACTCATCACCGGAAGCTTCCGCCGGCTGACCGGGCGCGATCTCGCTGGTCCATCGGCCGACGCGAACTGGCTCTATCACAACGCACCGTTCGTGGTGCTCGCGCACGATGGCGGCACCGACCCACGCTTTATCTATGCCAACAAAACCGCGCAGGCCTGCTTTGAGTATACGGCCGATGAGCTGATCGGCCTGCCCTCGCGCCTCTCGGCTGAAGCACCGGAGCGCGCGGCACGACAGCGCCTACTCGAGCGCGTCGCCCGCGACGGCTTCATCGCCGACTATGCCGGCATCCGCATCGCGAAGTCCGGCCGCCGCTTTTACATCGAGGACGCCATTGTCTGGCAACTGATCGATGAGACTGGCGCACTGCATGGGCAGGCCGCGACGTTCGCAACGTGGCGCGATATTCAAGCCTAG
- a CDS encoding membrane protein, with translation MDDLALARALHVFAVVIWIGGASMATTVFLPALRQGAFGKDMVGTFEAVEHRFIWQARAMVILVGLTGFYMVWKFDIWDRFHSLSFWWMHAMVCVWALFAFVLFVAEPFILKPRFHRWAHAQPELFFTWVQRAHWFLVGLAWITVFGAVAGSHGWSIV, from the coding sequence ATGGATGACCTTGCTTTGGCCCGTGCGCTGCATGTGTTCGCCGTGGTGATCTGGATCGGGGGCGCATCGATGGCGACGACGGTGTTTCTGCCGGCGTTGCGGCAAGGCGCGTTCGGCAAGGATATGGTCGGTACGTTCGAGGCGGTTGAGCATCGCTTCATCTGGCAGGCGCGGGCGATGGTCATCCTCGTCGGCCTCACCGGATTCTACATGGTGTGGAAGTTCGACATCTGGGATCGCTTCCACTCGCTCTCGTTCTGGTGGATGCACGCCATGGTGTGCGTATGGGCGCTGTTCGCCTTCGTGCTGTTCGTCGCGGAGCCCTTCATCCTGAAACCGCGATTTCACCGCTGGGCGCATGCGCAGCCCGAGCTTTTCTTCACGTGGGTGCAGCGCGCGCACTGGTTTCTGGTGGGGCTCGCCTGGATCACCGTGTTCGGCGCGGTGGCGGGCAGCCATGGCTGGTCGATTGTCTAG
- a CDS encoding DUF488 family protein has product MDQPFYTIGHSTRTIDEFVELLNGSEVRLVVDVRTIPRSRTNPQYNRDSLPESLAPFQIGYEHIAELGGLRSKKGVDPQVNGFWQNKSFHNYADYALGEAFHQGFARLLELGTERRCAIMCAEAVWWRCHRRIITDYLLMAGKQVFHILGKDHVEPAHKTPSAVAGPGDTVVYPAPAA; this is encoded by the coding sequence ATGGACCAGCCCTTTTACACGATCGGGCATTCGACCAGAACGATCGATGAATTCGTCGAGCTGTTGAACGGCTCCGAAGTTCGTCTTGTGGTGGATGTGCGCACCATTCCCCGCTCGCGCACCAACCCGCAGTACAATCGCGACAGCCTCCCGGAGAGTCTTGCGCCATTCCAGATCGGCTATGAGCACATCGCCGAGCTTGGCGGGCTGCGCAGCAAGAAGGGTGTCGATCCGCAGGTCAACGGCTTCTGGCAGAACAAGAGTTTTCACAACTATGCCGACTACGCGCTCGGTGAAGCTTTTCATCAGGGTTTTGCGCGGCTTCTCGAACTCGGTACTGAGCGGCGTTGTGCCATCATGTGCGCGGAGGCGGTGTGGTGGCGCTGTCATCGCCGCATCATCACCGATTATCTGCTGATGGCCGGCAAGCAGGTTTTTCACATTCTCGGCAAGGACCACGTCGAGCCCGCGCACAAGACGCCGTCCGCGGTCGCTGGGCCTGGGGATACGGTGGTCTACCCCGCGCCGGCAGCGTGA
- a CDS encoding amidohydrolase family protein, protein MDMIIRRVRIDDEKPLVDIGIRDGRIAAIEEGIEAKGAEEIDAEGRVALPGFIEPHLHLDKAFLHRRMPARLGTLDEAIRVTGILKAKQERKDVLERSRRVLDMAISSGTTLIRAHPDVDPIQNLIGVETAIELREEYRDLIDLQIVAFPQEGILKTPGVVELMEKAIELGADVVGGCPYNEISWDDTKKHIDTVFAMAMKHDLSVDMHADFSDDATDQRFMSAEYIARKTIETGYQGRVALGHVTSPAALEPEKLKPLIALLQEADIAIITLPATDLYLGGRKDVVNQRRGVTPVRALRAGGVNVAYSSNNVRNAFTPFGKADPLVIGNMLAHLIQFGTPDHQAEILKMSTTDAARAVGINKDYGLAVGKPADLMILDTQVVADALLDIPARSWVFKRGRIAAVTKHETRICRTCGHAHEGAHHHAHEKAHSRFREIPSSRWLPALR, encoded by the coding sequence ATGGACATGATCATTCGCAGGGTGAGGATCGATGACGAGAAGCCGCTCGTCGATATCGGAATCCGCGATGGCCGCATCGCCGCCATTGAAGAAGGCATCGAGGCCAAAGGTGCCGAAGAAATCGATGCGGAAGGGCGCGTCGCGCTGCCGGGGTTCATCGAGCCGCATCTCCACCTCGACAAGGCCTTCCTGCATCGCCGGATGCCGGCGCGGCTCGGCACGCTCGACGAGGCGATCCGCGTCACCGGCATCCTCAAGGCAAAGCAGGAACGCAAGGATGTGCTGGAGCGCTCGCGCCGGGTGCTGGACATGGCGATCTCAAGCGGCACCACGCTCATTCGCGCCCATCCCGACGTCGATCCGATCCAGAACCTGATCGGTGTCGAGACGGCGATCGAGCTGCGCGAGGAATATCGCGATCTCATCGATCTGCAGATCGTCGCTTTCCCGCAGGAAGGCATCCTCAAGACGCCGGGCGTCGTCGAGTTGATGGAGAAGGCCATCGAACTCGGCGCCGATGTGGTCGGCGGCTGTCCCTATAACGAGATTTCCTGGGACGACACCAAGAAGCACATCGACACCGTGTTCGCGATGGCGATGAAGCATGACCTGTCTGTCGATATGCACGCCGACTTCTCGGACGATGCAACCGATCAGCGCTTTATGTCGGCGGAATACATTGCCCGCAAGACCATCGAGACCGGCTATCAGGGCCGCGTCGCGCTGGGCCATGTCACGAGCCCTGCCGCGCTGGAGCCGGAGAAGCTGAAGCCGCTGATTGCGCTGCTGCAGGAGGCGGATATCGCCATCATCACGCTGCCCGCGACCGACCTTTATCTCGGCGGCCGCAAGGACGTCGTGAATCAGCGGCGCGGCGTCACGCCGGTGCGCGCCTTGCGGGCCGGCGGCGTCAACGTCGCCTATTCGTCGAACAATGTGCGCAACGCCTTCACCCCGTTCGGCAAGGCCGATCCGCTGGTGATCGGCAACATGCTCGCGCATCTCATTCAGTTCGGTACGCCCGATCATCAGGCTGAGATTCTGAAGATGAGCACGACCGATGCCGCGCGCGCGGTCGGTATCAACAAGGATTACGGCCTCGCGGTCGGCAAGCCTGCCGACCTGATGATCCTCGATACGCAAGTGGTTGCCGATGCGCTGCTCGATATCCCGGCACGCTCGTGGGTGTTCAAGCGCGGCCGCATCGCAGCGGTGACCAAACACGAAACCAGGATTTGCCGCACCTGCGGCCACGCCCATGAGGGCGCGCACCATCACGCTCACGAAAAGGCGCACAGCCGGTTCCGGGAGATCCCATCGTCGCGCTGGTTGCCTGCGTTGCGATGA
- the ggt gene encoding gamma-glutamyltransferase translates to MVATAHYLGSGAALDALKQGGTAVDAAIAAAATMSVVLPHMIGIGGDAFWLIYDARSRKVHALNGSGPAGRNVTTTLYAGEKAIPHRGPRAAITVPGAVDSWRLAHERFGRLPMDRLLGRAIGYARDGAPVTNDTSNWIAADRDHLAADPGSADIFLHHGAAPAPGARLRQAALAKTLERIAAEGPRAFYTRAGRSIAAYLKAQGGYLTEDDFLDYHARWVDPVTTRYRGYDAYQLPPPSQGMAGLLILNFLEGIDLGQLGPNSPAFYNALIQATKWAFQKRDRHLCDPLFGEVPLHELLAPSLVAAERSDWLDNTTRAVLSPASGSDTTFICTADEEGNAVGLVQSLYFDFGACVTDPETGVMLQNRGSFFSLDSAHPNALLPGKQSASTLMSGMLLKNGMPYLVYGSQGGEVQPQAQTALVTRVVDLGMDVQNALDAPRLLYGRSWGDDGNKLLLEASAPQAVFDGLRAKGHPVEAVEWPHTRMGTAQAIRMKGPWSEFFEGGADVRGEGIALGF, encoded by the coding sequence ATGGTTGCCACGGCCCATTATCTTGGTTCCGGCGCTGCGCTGGACGCTCTCAAGCAGGGCGGCACCGCGGTCGACGCGGCGATTGCCGCGGCTGCGACGATGAGCGTGGTGCTGCCGCACATGATCGGCATCGGGGGCGATGCGTTCTGGCTGATCTACGATGCGCGCTCGCGCAAGGTCCATGCGTTGAACGGCAGCGGTCCTGCCGGCCGCAATGTCACGACGACGCTTTATGCGGGCGAGAAGGCAATTCCCCATCGCGGCCCGCGCGCGGCCATCACTGTGCCCGGCGCGGTCGACAGTTGGCGGCTGGCGCATGAGCGCTTCGGTCGCCTCCCGATGGATCGCCTGCTTGGCCGCGCCATCGGCTATGCCCGTGATGGCGCGCCGGTGACGAACGATACGTCGAACTGGATCGCGGCGGATCGCGACCATCTCGCGGCCGATCCGGGTTCCGCTGACATTTTCCTGCATCACGGTGCGGCCCCGGCGCCGGGCGCGCGATTGCGGCAAGCGGCCTTGGCAAAAACGCTGGAGCGGATCGCGGCCGAAGGCCCGCGCGCCTTCTATACCCGCGCCGGGCGCAGCATTGCGGCCTATCTCAAGGCGCAGGGCGGCTATCTCACCGAGGACGATTTCCTCGATTATCACGCGCGCTGGGTCGACCCCGTCACCACACGTTATCGCGGATATGATGCCTATCAGCTTCCGCCGCCTTCGCAGGGCATGGCGGGACTGCTGATCCTCAATTTCCTCGAAGGAATTGATCTCGGTCAGCTCGGGCCGAACTCGCCGGCGTTCTACAATGCGCTCATTCAGGCGACGAAGTGGGCCTTCCAGAAGCGCGATCGCCATCTTTGCGATCCGTTGTTCGGCGAAGTGCCGCTGCACGAGCTGCTTGCGCCCTCGCTCGTTGCCGCCGAGCGCAGCGATTGGCTCGACAACACTACGCGGGCGGTCCTGAGCCCGGCGTCGGGCAGTGACACCACCTTCATCTGCACGGCGGATGAGGAGGGCAATGCGGTCGGGCTGGTGCAAAGCCTCTACTTTGATTTCGGCGCCTGCGTCACCGATCCGGAGACAGGTGTGATGCTGCAGAATCGCGGCAGCTTCTTCTCGCTGGATTCTGCGCACCCCAACGCGCTTCTGCCGGGCAAGCAATCGGCATCGACGCTGATGTCGGGAATGCTGCTCAAGAACGGCATGCCTTATCTTGTTTACGGCAGCCAGGGCGGTGAAGTGCAGCCGCAGGCGCAGACGGCGCTTGTGACCCGCGTCGTCGATCTCGGCATGGACGTGCAGAATGCGCTCGATGCGCCGCGCCTTCTTTACGGCCGCTCGTGGGGTGACGACGGCAACAAGCTGCTGCTGGAAGCGAGTGCGCCGCAGGCGGTGTTCGATGGTCTGCGGGCCAAGGGCCACCCCGTCGAGGCGGTGGAGTGGCCGCACACCCGGATGGGAACGGCGCAGGCCATTCGCATGAAGGGACCGTGGTCGGAATTTTTCGAGGGCGGCGCCGATGTGCGCGGGGAGGGTATCGCGCTCGGGTTCTAG
- a CDS encoding response regulator has translation MTRIIIADDHTIFREGLRQILAEANDFTLVGEATNGDDLLVRLREAPCDIVLLDLSMPGISGITLVRAAREIAGAHRIIVLSMHEEHQYVVEALKAGADGYVTKNSASDQLIAAIRKVSQGELFVSAAASQEAILREMRTSPTELPHTRLTRREREVFDMLVAGHKISRIARDLDLSIKTVSTHKTNLLAKMDAETTADLVRYALRHDLG, from the coding sequence GTGACCCGTATTATTATCGCTGACGACCACACTATCTTTCGCGAAGGGTTGAGGCAGATTCTTGCCGAGGCGAACGATTTCACGCTGGTTGGCGAAGCCACCAATGGCGATGACCTTCTCGTCCGCCTGCGTGAGGCCCCCTGCGATATCGTCCTGCTCGATCTCTCCATGCCCGGGATCAGCGGCATCACGCTGGTGCGGGCTGCTAGAGAGATTGCGGGCGCGCATCGCATTATCGTGCTCAGCATGCATGAGGAGCATCAATACGTCGTCGAAGCGCTGAAGGCGGGCGCCGATGGCTATGTCACCAAGAACAGCGCCTCCGATCAGCTCATCGCGGCGATCCGAAAAGTCTCGCAGGGCGAGCTTTTCGTCAGCGCTGCCGCCTCGCAGGAGGCGATCTTGCGTGAGATGCGTACCTCGCCCACCGAGCTGCCTCACACGCGCCTGACGCGCCGCGAGCGTGAGGTGTTCGACATGCTGGTCGCGGGCCACAAGATTTCGCGCATCGCCCGCGATCTCGACCTCAGCATCAAGACGGTGAGCACCCACAAGACCAATCTTCTCGCCAAGATGGATGCCGAAACCACAGCAGATCTCGTTCGTTACGCGCTGCGGCACGATCTGGGTTGA
- a CDS encoding PAS domain-containing sensor histidine kinase, producing the protein MKSLDTQQQQRALLDNIPDMAWLKDRDCRYLAVNTAYLRVLGLSEKDVLGKMPSEIWPPEIAEVYLRTDRAVLKSGRRRRYEESRRGPDGEPRWFETIKSPIRDESGHIIGTVGISRDISERKAAEDELVASRTQLRALSHYLQTVREEERAHIARELHDELGQTLTAMKMDLVWLRERLSADNGALKPRVERLVGLADRSVTDLQRIASDLRPLMLDELGLVSAVHWLTDTVAGQSNLNINLSFDREDLTYGPEVSTAAFRIVQEALTNIVRHSGARHVTITACHAEDELHIEIVDDGCGLPPTAASPRLHHGLLGMHERANMLGGSVAVESAPGGGTRVRASLPLKQRPAAQEVLP; encoded by the coding sequence ATGAAGAGCCTTGATACTCAGCAACAGCAGCGGGCGCTTCTCGACAACATCCCCGATATGGCGTGGCTGAAGGATCGCGATTGCCGTTACCTTGCGGTCAATACGGCGTATCTGCGGGTGCTCGGCCTGTCCGAGAAGGATGTGCTCGGCAAGATGCCGAGTGAAATCTGGCCGCCGGAAATCGCCGAGGTCTATCTGCGGACCGATCGTGCCGTGCTGAAAAGCGGACGGCGGCGGCGTTATGAGGAATCACGCCGCGGGCCGGACGGCGAGCCGCGCTGGTTCGAGACGATCAAATCTCCGATCCGCGACGAGAGCGGCCACATCATCGGCACGGTCGGCATCTCGCGCGACATCTCCGAGCGCAAGGCGGCCGAAGACGAGCTTGTCGCCTCTCGCACGCAGCTCCGCGCGCTGTCGCATTATCTGCAGACGGTGCGTGAGGAGGAGCGCGCGCATATCGCCCGCGAATTGCATGACGAGTTGGGGCAGACGCTGACCGCGATGAAGATGGATCTTGTCTGGCTGCGCGAACGCCTCTCGGCTGACAACGGCGCGTTGAAGCCGCGTGTCGAGCGGCTTGTTGGTCTCGCGGATCGCTCCGTCACCGACCTTCAGCGCATCGCCTCGGATCTGCGGCCGTTGATGCTGGATGAACTCGGCCTCGTCTCCGCCGTGCACTGGCTGACCGACACTGTCGCCGGGCAGAGCAACCTCAATATCAATCTGTCGTTCGATCGTGAGGATCTGACGTATGGTCCGGAGGTCAGCACCGCGGCCTTTCGTATCGTGCAGGAGGCGCTGACGAACATCGTGCGCCACAGCGGGGCGCGGCATGTCACGATCACCGCGTGCCACGCAGAGGATGAACTTCACATCGAAATCGTCGATGATGGCTGTGGTCTGCCGCCCACGGCGGCGTCGCCCCGCTTGCATCATGGCCTTCTCGGCATGCACGAGCGAGCCAACATGCTGGGGGGTTCGGTGGCGGTGGAAAGCGCGCCCGGCGGCGGCACGCGCGTGCGCGCCAGCCTGCCGCTCAAGCAGCGGCCTGCGGCGCAGGAGGTTCTCCCGTGA
- a CDS encoding class I SAM-dependent methyltransferase: protein MNLLKPFRRLKKRSKPAGIDRKAELLRHITKDLEGIEIGPYFNPLVPKAEGFRSFNIDVFDTEHLREMGASDPAVRDHVARIEEVDLVGPAQDIARLVQEKFGDKKFDYVVSSHNLEHIPDPIRFIMGCRAILKDGGFLSLAVPDHRCCFDYFLPVSTLPDWLEAYFEKRSKPTAKQVFLRTYARAEQRKSSGKTYSSFNIDTDAGQIFAIEDELAPGFDLWRDLNERRDHEYIDAHCWFFTPESFKLICLDLQKLGLLPFVVDSVRGPNGNEFYAHLRASDPVVSAGFEETRLNLLRTVAAQ, encoded by the coding sequence ATGAATCTGTTGAAGCCCTTTCGGCGTCTTAAGAAGCGATCGAAGCCGGCTGGCATTGATAGAAAAGCGGAGTTGTTGCGCCACATCACCAAGGATCTCGAGGGCATCGAGATCGGTCCGTATTTCAATCCGCTCGTGCCAAAGGCCGAGGGCTTCCGCAGCTTTAACATAGATGTTTTCGATACTGAGCATCTGAGGGAAATGGGTGCGAGCGATCCGGCCGTGCGGGATCATGTTGCCCGTATCGAGGAGGTCGACCTTGTCGGCCCGGCGCAGGATATCGCCCGGCTTGTTCAGGAGAAGTTTGGCGACAAGAAATTCGATTATGTCGTGTCGTCACATAACCTGGAGCATATCCCGGACCCGATCCGGTTTATCATGGGGTGCCGTGCGATCCTGAAGGATGGCGGGTTTCTCTCGCTCGCAGTTCCTGACCATCGCTGTTGCTTCGATTATTTCCTTCCCGTTTCGACATTGCCGGATTGGCTTGAAGCTTATTTTGAAAAGCGATCAAAACCGACCGCAAAGCAGGTGTTTCTCAGGACCTATGCTCGGGCTGAGCAGCGGAAGTCGAGCGGCAAGACATATTCCAGTTTCAATATCGACACCGATGCGGGGCAAATTTTTGCGATTGAAGACGAACTCGCGCCGGGATTTGATTTGTGGCGCGACCTCAATGAGCGGCGTGATCATGAATATATTGATGCTCATTGCTGGTTCTTCACTCCCGAAAGCTTCAAACTGATTTGCCTCGATCTGCAAAAGTTGGGGTTGTTGCCGTTCGTGGTGGATTCCGTGCGCGGACCGAACGGAAACGAGTTCTACGCTCATCTTCGTGCAAGTGATCCGGTCGTTTCGGCGGGCTTTGAAGAGACCCGCCTCAATCTGCTCCGGACTGTCGCTGCTCAATAG